In Oryza sativa Japonica Group chromosome 3, ASM3414082v1, one DNA window encodes the following:
- the LOC4334735 gene encoding wall-associated receptor kinase-like 8: MGELLLWSILVIHISIPLRGCILYNIGYLLVSHLMGSTKETIIASMQLVLLSIIASTVMLVASGAPPPTAASLAPCPKTCGEVNIWYPYGIGPGCFRQGFELTCDTTSKPLKLFLGNTMTQVISLYPSGTVLASIMYTIPMIHGVDTYNLSWDSPGRNLNVETYNYLAFLGCGIGVYLFHPDTGNLVGHCTIKCASMEEMHMATEGGICNGMGCCTVTFPVLFRGFRVTIVKSNETIPQPFNNITIKAFLTFRPYIFSIADLLSNKINASTIGASMAYLSTVIADEPNCPTARLDNKTQFACGSNNCIDVANGGYSCACPGNSDDGNPYLLDDCKQEFNPTPKKNCSRSCGSTNIPFPFGLEPGCFAKRRFQLSCASNRTLIGRPPAKYEVTNISLDEGLLYVNKLSEFEDANTKYLSVYYGGSGYFGQQLIYGLEKSDLSEEYGVWKWSVTNLTCEDAKSKSAYACVSTNSECLDVTHGKLYIGYRCKCSLGFEGNPYVQNGCTDIDECSIPNYCNGTCYNFKGSYSCCPHGMSYDRVRRQCTSNKRQNIVLGLAIGISSGFGVLALTLIAAILFKRWKRSTRKKIRRAYFRKNKGLLLEQLISSSNNVTPNTRIFSLEDLEKATNNFDPTRILGYGGHGTVYKGILSDQRVVAIKRSKIVEQSEIDQFVNEVAILSQIIHRNVVKLFGCCLESEVPLLVYEFISNGTLHGLLHGDLSTNCLLTWDDRMRIALEAAGALAYLHSSAAMPIFHRDVKSTNILLDGTFTTKVSDFGASRSISIDQTRVVTIVQGTFGYLDPEYFYTSQLTEKSDVYSFGVILVELLTRKKPIFLNCLGEQKNLCHCFLQSLRDKTTMDILDSQVVEEASHREIDEMASVAEMCLKTKGAKRPKMKEVEIRLQLLRAARSRAYKEDLQRSSEIKPLLTPKYKCTSLNSTKNVEMGLVANPESQVVSRCYTMEREMMYSSQFPR, encoded by the exons ATGGGAGAACTTCTGCTCTGGTCGATATTGGTTATCCACATTTCCATTCCTCTCAGAGGATGTATACTATATAATATTGGGTACCTTCTTGTTTCCCATCTTATGGGTTCAACAAAAGAAACTATAATAGCTAGCATGCAGCTGGTTTTGCTATCGATCATAGCATCCACTGTCATGTTGGTGGCATCTGGAGCACCTCCTCCCACTGCTGCTAGTCTTGCTCCCTGCCCCAAAACATGTGGAGAAGTGAACATCTGGTATCCTTATGGTATCGGGCCTGGTTGCTTTCGGCAGGGCTTTGAGCTTACTTGCGACACCACCAGCAAACCTTTGAAGCTCTTCTTGGGAAACACTATGACTCAGGTGATTAGCCTCTATCCTTCAGGAACTGTCCTTGCCTCTATCATGTACACTATCCCCATGATTCATGGAGTTGACACCTACAACTTGTCATGGGACTCTCCTGGGAGGAATCTCAACGTTGAGACCTACAATTACTTGGCGTTCCTCGGTTGTGGGATCGGGGTTTACCTGTTCCATCCAGATACTGGTAACCTTGTGGGTCATTGCACGATCAAGTGTGCCTCCATGGAGGAAATGCACATGGCAACCGAAGGAGGGATTTGCAATGGCATGGGTTGCTGCACTGTCACATTCCCGGTGTTATTTCGAGGTTTTAGAGTGACCATTGTTAAGAGTAACGAGACAATACCGCAGCCCTTCAACAATATCACCATCAAGGCTTTCTTAACCTTCCGTCCTTACATTTTTAGCATTGCGGATCTCCTGTCCAATAAGATAAATGCAAGCACCATTGGTGCTTCCATGGCATACCTCTCGACTGTCATCGCAGATGAACCAAATTGTCCAACAGCTCGGTTGGATAATAAGACACAATTTGCCTGTGGCAGTAACAATTGCATAGATGTGGCAAATGGAGGTTATTCTTGTGCTTGCCCAGGAAATTCTGATGATGGCAATCCCTACCTTCTTGATGATTGCAAACAAG AGTTTAACCCTACCCCGAAAAAGAATTGTTCTAGATCATGTGGTAGCACAAATATTCCTTTCCCGTTTGGGCTTGAGCCAGGCTGTTTTGCTAAGAGGAGATTTCAACTGAGTTGTGCATCAAATCGCACTCTTATTGGAAGACCACCTGCAAAATATGAAGTGACAAATATATCATTAGATGAAGGACTCCTTTATGTTAACAAGCTTTCAGAATTTGAAGATGCCAACACAAAGTATTTATCAGTATACTATGGTGGTTCTGGATATTTTGGCCAACAATTAATTTATGGTTTGGAAAAGTCTGATTTATCTGAAGAGTATGGTGTTTGGAAGTGGTCTGTGACCAATTTGACGTGTGAAGATGCAAAAAGCAAAAGTGCATATGCATGTGTTAGCACAAACAGCGAGTGTCTTGATGTTACACATGGGAAGCTATATATTGGTTATCGTTGCAAGTGCTCtcttggatttgaaggaaatcctTATGTCCAAAATGGATGTACAG ATATTGATGAATGCTCTATACCAAACTATTGTAATGGGACATGTTATAACTTTAAAGGAAGCTATAGTTGTTGTCCTCATGGTATGTCTTATGATCGAGTAAGAAGGCAGTGCACTTCCAATAAGAGGCAAAATATTGTTTTGG GACTTGCCATTGGGATTAGCAGTGGTTTTGGAGTTCTAGCTCTTACATTAATTGCAGCTATATTATTCAAAAGGTGGAAGAGAAGCACTCGGAAGAAAATTCGAAGGGCATACTTCCGAAAAAACAAAGGCCTTCTCTTGGAGCAGCTGATCTCATCCAGTAACAATGTTACTCCTAACACAAGAATATTTTCTTTGGAAGATTTAGAGAAAGCAACCAACAACTTTGACCCAACACGTATCCTTGGATATGGAGGCCATGGTACTGTTTACAAGGGGATTTTATCCGATCAACGAGTGGTTGCCATAAAGAGGTCCAAAATTGTGGAGCAGAGTGAGATTGACCAATTTGTTAATGAGGTTGCCATCCTTTCCCAGATTATTCATCGTAATGTGGTGAAACTTTTTGGTTGTTGCCTTGAATCTGAGGTGCCTCTTCTAGTGTATGAATTCATTTCTAATGGCACACTTCATGGTCTTCTTCATGGTGATCTGAGCACCAATTGTTTGTTGACATGGGATGATCGAATGAGGATTGCTCTAGAGGCTGCAGGGGCACTTGCTTATCTCCATTCCTCTGCTGCAATGCCAATCTTCCATAGAGATGTGAAATCAACTAATATACTCTTGGATGGTACCTTCACTACTAAGGTTTCAGATTTCGGTGCTTCTAGGTCCATTTCCATTGATCAAACTCGCGTAGTTACAATAGTACAGGGGACATTTGGGTACTTAGATCCAGAATATTTCTATACAAGCCAATTAACCGAGAAGAGTGATGTTTATAGTTTCGGTGTGATACTTGTTGAACTCCTAACAAGGAAGAAGCCAATTTTTCTCAACTGTCTTGGTGAACAGAAAAATTTGTGCCACTGTTTTCTTCAAAGCCTAAGAGATAAAACAACAATGGATATACTGGATTCTCAAGTTGTAGAGGAAGCTAGCCATAGAGAGATTGATGAAATGGCCTCAGTTGCAGAGATGTGCTTAAAGACTAAAGGAGCAAAGAGACCTAAAATGAAAGAAGTGGAGATAAGACTGCAACTCCTAAGAGCTGCAAGATCAAGGGCATACAAGGAAGACTTACAAAGGAGCAGCGAAATAAAGCCGTTATTAACTCCGAAGTACAAATGTACTTCCCTGAACAGCACCAAGAATGTTGAAATGGGCCTTGTTGCTAATCCAGAATCTCAGGTTGTCTCTAGGTGCTATACcatggagagagagatgatgtaCTCTTCACAGTTTCCTCGCTGA
- the LOC4334733 gene encoding MICOS complex subunit MIC10, with product MAESPENAAPAAAPAPAPAPTPAPPPPPSSPPTKSGIPPRYDLDAKWDACLDISIRRVAYSTLGGTFAGLLLFRSPTTRWASVALGAGVGIGAAYTECSYLFNGAPPKWSPKVSTVPSAHSEGEDK from the exons atgGCGGAGTCGCCCGAGAACGCCGCCCCGGCCGCGGCTCCGGCCCCAGCGCCCGCGCCCAccccggccccgccgccgccgccgtcatctccGCCCACCAAGTCGGGGATCCCGCCGCGGTACGACCTGGACGCCAAGTGGGACGCCTGCCTCGACATCTCCATCCGCCGCGTCGCCTACTCCACCCTGGGTGGCACCTTCGCgggcctcctcctcttcc GTAGCCCAACTACTCGCTGGGCATCAGTTGCGCTCGGAGCTGGTGTGGGGATAGGAGCTGCGTACACTGAATGTTCATACTTATTCAATGGTGCTCCTCCAAAGTGGTCACCCAAAGTTTCGACCGTTCCTTCTGCTCATTCTGAA GGGGAAGACAAGTAA